In Nostoc sp. GT001, a genomic segment contains:
- a CDS encoding ATP-binding sensor histidine kinase: protein MTATLSGYQLLETLHSGSKTVIYRGRRETDNVSVAIKTLQCEHPPLEDIARLRHEYQIIESLRIPGIVKAYELKNYQHGLALVLEDIPGCLLKEMITTQKTTLITFLKVAINLAQTLGELHAQKIIHKDIKPHNILINPESGEIKLIDFSISSRLDRENHTLSNPNLLEGTLAYMSPEQTGRMNRVCDYRTDFYSLGVTLYEMLTGTLPFYASDPMELIHCHIAKMPVAPCSKTVCRVLEDVPEGISAIILKLLAKTAEDRYQSAWGLKADLEECLFQLQVIGKIENFVPGRQDKSGHFLIGQQLYGREAEVATLMTGFECVAGGSSELMLVSGYSGIGKTSVVNEVHKPIVGARGYFIAGKFDQFKRNIPYTSLIQAFQSLIGQLLTESVAQIQEWKEKLLTALGENGQVIIDVIPEVELIIGTVPPVTQLGATESQNRFNRVFGQFIGVFTNQDHPLVVFLDDLQWADSASLNLIELLMTDTDRKYLLLIGAYRDNEVSPTHPLMMSLSKIQSSGAVVNNIVLSPLQLRDVEALISDTLNHIEHSQPLAELLFHKTGGNPFFLTQLLKTLHQEDLLTYNFQSGVWQWDIQHIQGIGITDLNVVELTARNIRKLSLETQQVLKLAACIGNTFNLDVLAIVNEASSLTTAAQLWSALQAGLILPLSQDYKIPLAFNQEESDGITLTDVKVDYKFLHDRVQQAAYSLIPDDRKQATHLKIGQLLLQNTTPEERKENIFALVNQLNYGTDLLISETEKYQLAELNLIAGQRAKAATAHDSAIKYLQVGLGLLAEESWKCEYELTLTLHSEAAEAAFLSGDFEEMQRLFEIVQNCAVTLLDKIKVYEVQMQAYMGQNRLLEAVNTALQVLKLLGVEFPQEPNASDIGQGLADTAAILSGTRIEDLIELPQMSDRYKLAAIRLLSSIFAPAYIVAPALLPLTVCKQVQLSVEYGNATVSPFAYANYGFLLCAIVGDIDSGYKFGQLALNLVSKLNAQEIKAKTVFIVNLFIRHWKEHLKESLEPLLSGHSSGMETGDLEYAGYSLLQYSCLAYFSGKELTVLEREIARSRDAIHKTKQETALYYIEIYWQATLNLLGKNENPCLLKGEACDEQIRLPLHQQANDNGGVGYIYLNKFLLCYWFENYSEAIENLTIAEKYLDAVVGMPLVPIFNFYDSLVRLAVYPNTQESEQKAILDRVQANQEKSQKWADYAPMNHLHKFYLVEAERHRVLGEKIEAIEMYEKAIALAKENEYINEEAIAHELAAKFYLSWGKETIAQAYMTNAYYAYSHWGAVAKVKDLEARYPQLILRSNTEKIETNYLHTLQTSSTTTGGAQILDFMTVMKAAQVLSEEMVLTQLLEKLMKIVVENAGAQQGYFIAKHENQWMLEATGIVIGKEVSVVVNTEEKSNSPLLPVALLNYVERTRNNLVLDNAVKDSRFVADAYITTYQSKSILCLPLIHSGKFTGIIYLENNLISGAFTSEQVNVLSLLIAQISIAIDNARLYSNLQAYSEQLEAKSQELETKNAALQASETREREKAEQIEKSLYKLQQTQAQLVQTEKMSSLGQLVAGVAHEINNPVNFIFGNLTHANSYTQDVLRLLELYQKHYPSPHSEIQSEAEAIDLEFVLEDLPKLLSSMWVGADRIRQIVASLRTFSRMDEAEIKAVNIHEGIDSTIMILQHRFKAKSDRPGIELVKHYGNLPQVQCYAGQLNQVFMNVLSNAIDALEESLTDNQGQIKIPTITIYTAQIDAHQVEIRIADNGMSIPEPVRRRLFDPFFTTKPVGKGTGMGLSISYQIVTEKHGGSLSCTSDPGEGAEFQIRIPVCQ from the coding sequence ATGACAGCTACTTTATCTGGTTATCAACTCCTCGAAACCCTTCACTCCGGTAGTAAAACCGTCATTTATCGTGGACGGCGAGAAACCGATAATGTCTCTGTGGCGATCAAAACTCTTCAGTGCGAACATCCACCTCTGGAAGATATTGCTCGACTGCGCCATGAATATCAAATCATTGAGTCCCTGCGAATTCCTGGCATTGTTAAAGCCTACGAGTTAAAGAATTATCAGCATGGTTTGGCTTTGGTATTAGAAGATATTCCAGGTTGCTTGCTCAAAGAAATGATTACAACTCAAAAAACTACCTTGATTACTTTTCTCAAGGTGGCAATTAATTTGGCACAGACTTTAGGAGAACTACACGCCCAAAAAATTATACATAAAGATATTAAGCCGCACAATATTTTAATTAATCCCGAATCAGGGGAAATCAAACTGATTGACTTCAGTATTTCCTCCCGCCTCGATCGAGAAAATCACACCTTGAGCAATCCTAATTTGCTTGAAGGTACACTTGCCTATATGTCGCCTGAGCAAACAGGCAGAATGAACCGGGTGTGCGACTATCGCACCGACTTTTATTCGTTGGGTGTCACCTTGTATGAAATGCTAACTGGTACGCTGCCGTTTTATGCTAGCGATCCGATGGAGTTGATCCACTGTCACATCGCCAAAATGCCAGTCGCACCCTGTAGCAAAACCGTGTGTCGTGTTCTGGAAGATGTGCCAGAGGGGATTAGTGCAATTATTTTGAAACTGTTAGCGAAAACAGCAGAGGATCGGTATCAAAGCGCTTGGGGACTGAAAGCGGATTTAGAGGAATGCTTGTTTCAACTTCAAGTAATTGGCAAGATTGAAAACTTCGTACCAGGGAGACAAGACAAATCTGGGCATTTTTTGATTGGACAACAACTCTACGGACGTGAAGCAGAAGTAGCAACATTAATGACTGGATTTGAGTGTGTGGCAGGTGGTAGCAGCGAACTCATGCTCGTCTCTGGTTATTCGGGCATTGGCAAGACGAGTGTCGTCAATGAAGTTCATAAACCGATTGTCGGGGCCAGAGGTTATTTCATTGCAGGTAAGTTCGATCAGTTCAAACGCAATATTCCATACACGTCGTTGATTCAGGCGTTCCAATCTTTGATTGGGCAATTACTCACCGAAAGCGTTGCCCAAATCCAAGAGTGGAAAGAGAAATTGTTAACCGCGTTGGGAGAAAACGGGCAAGTCATTATTGATGTGATTCCCGAAGTCGAACTCATTATTGGAACTGTGCCACCTGTAACACAATTGGGAGCGACAGAATCTCAAAACCGTTTCAATCGCGTTTTTGGGCAATTCATTGGGGTATTTACGAACCAAGACCATCCCTTAGTTGTCTTTCTGGATGACTTGCAGTGGGCAGATTCGGCATCACTGAACTTAATTGAGCTATTGATGACGGATACTGATCGCAAATATTTATTGCTAATCGGGGCATACCGTGATAATGAAGTGTCGCCCACCCATCCATTGATGATGAGTTTGTCCAAAATTCAATCCTCTGGTGCGGTGGTGAATAACATCGTTTTGTCACCATTGCAGTTAAGGGATGTGGAAGCGTTAATTAGTGATACATTGAATCACATAGAACACAGTCAGCCACTAGCAGAATTACTATTCCATAAAACCGGAGGAAACCCCTTCTTCTTAACGCAACTGCTGAAAACCCTACACCAAGAAGACTTACTAACATACAACTTCCAGTCTGGGGTGTGGCAGTGGGATATTCAACATATTCAAGGGATTGGTATTACTGACCTGAATGTTGTTGAACTGACAGCGAGAAATATTCGCAAACTGTCATTAGAAACGCAACAAGTTCTGAAACTGGCTGCTTGTATTGGTAATACTTTTAACTTAGATGTATTAGCGATCGTCAACGAAGCATCTTCTCTTACAACTGCGGCGCAATTGTGGTCAGCCCTGCAAGCTGGGTTAATTCTACCGTTAAGTCAGGACTACAAAATTCCCTTAGCGTTTAATCAGGAAGAATCTGACGGAATTACTTTAACTGATGTCAAGGTTGATTACAAGTTTTTACATGACAGAGTACAGCAAGCGGCGTACTCTCTAATTCCCGACGATCGCAAGCAAGCAACGCATCTGAAAATTGGTCAATTACTGCTACAAAATACAACACCAGAAGAACGCAAAGAAAATATATTTGCTTTAGTTAATCAACTCAATTACGGTACTGATTTACTGATATCTGAAACAGAAAAATATCAACTTGCAGAACTAAATCTCATCGCTGGTCAAAGAGCAAAAGCAGCCACAGCCCATGATTCCGCCATCAAATATTTGCAAGTTGGTTTGGGACTGTTAGCAGAAGAAAGCTGGAAGTGTGAATATGAACTGACATTAACACTACACTCAGAAGCGGCAGAGGCAGCTTTTTTGAGCGGTGATTTTGAAGAAATGCAGAGATTGTTTGAGATCGTCCAAAACTGTGCTGTGACGCTACTGGACAAAATTAAAGTGTATGAAGTCCAGATGCAAGCTTATATGGGGCAGAACAGGCTGCTAGAAGCGGTTAACACAGCGCTACAAGTTTTAAAGCTGTTAGGGGTGGAGTTTCCTCAAGAACCGAACGCGTCAGACATTGGGCAAGGATTGGCGGACACTGCGGCAATTTTGAGTGGAACGCGAATTGAAGATTTAATTGAGCTACCTCAAATGAGCGATCGCTATAAATTAGCAGCCATTAGACTTTTGTCAAGTATCTTTGCTCCCGCATATATTGTTGCTCCTGCACTGTTGCCCTTGACGGTGTGCAAACAAGTACAATTATCCGTCGAATATGGTAATGCTACCGTTTCTCCCTTTGCTTATGCCAATTATGGTTTTCTTCTTTGTGCCATTGTGGGAGATATTGATTCAGGTTATAAATTTGGTCAGTTGGCTTTAAATCTAGTGTCAAAGTTAAATGCTCAAGAAATCAAAGCCAAGACAGTTTTCATCGTAAATCTATTTATCCGACATTGGAAAGAGCATCTGAAAGAAAGCTTAGAGCCTTTGCTGTCAGGTCACTCTAGCGGAATGGAGACAGGAGATTTAGAATATGCAGGCTATAGTCTACTCCAGTACTCCTGTTTAGCTTACTTTAGCGGTAAAGAACTGACTGTCCTTGAAAGAGAGATAGCAAGAAGCAGAGATGCTATCCATAAAACCAAGCAAGAAACAGCGCTTTATTATATAGAAATCTATTGGCAGGCTACCTTAAATCTACTGGGAAAAAATGAAAATCCCTGCCTGCTCAAGGGTGAAGCCTGCGATGAACAGATAAGGTTGCCACTGCACCAGCAAGCAAACGACAATGGGGGAGTTGGCTACATATATTTGAACAAATTTTTGCTTTGTTATTGGTTTGAAAATTACTCGGAAGCGATTGAGAATCTCACTATAGCAGAGAAGTATTTAGATGCAGTAGTAGGAATGCCCCTTGTCCCTATATTCAATTTTTACGATTCTTTAGTACGGCTAGCAGTCTATCCCAATACCCAAGAATCAGAGCAAAAGGCCATCCTCGATCGCGTCCAAGCTAATCAAGAAAAAAGCCAAAAATGGGCGGATTATGCCCCAATGAATCATTTACACAAATTCTATTTGGTGGAGGCAGAACGGCATCGGGTTTTAGGCGAGAAAATCGAAGCGATCGAGATGTATGAAAAAGCGATCGCACTTGCTAAAGAAAACGAGTATATCAACGAAGAAGCGATCGCCCACGAACTCGCAGCCAAATTTTATTTGTCATGGGGTAAAGAAACGATTGCTCAAGCCTACATGACCAATGCCTACTACGCTTATAGTCATTGGGGTGCTGTTGCTAAAGTCAAAGATTTAGAAGCACGCTATCCGCAATTAATTTTGCGGTCAAATACAGAAAAAATAGAAACGAATTACCTGCACACTCTTCAAACAAGCTCTACGACTACAGGAGGCGCTCAGATTCTCGACTTTATGACAGTGATGAAAGCTGCACAAGTGCTGTCAGAAGAAATGGTGCTAACTCAGCTGCTCGAAAAATTGATGAAGATTGTGGTCGAAAATGCTGGCGCTCAACAAGGTTACTTTATTGCCAAGCACGAGAATCAATGGATGTTAGAAGCGACGGGAATAGTTATAGGTAAGGAGGTTAGCGTTGTTGTTAACACAGAGGAGAAAAGCAATTCCCCTTTACTCCCGGTTGCTTTATTAAATTATGTCGAAAGAACTAGAAACAATCTGGTTTTAGACAATGCTGTTAAAGACTCACGTTTTGTGGCTGATGCTTATATCACCACTTACCAATCCAAGTCAATTTTGTGTTTGCCGTTGATTCATTCTGGCAAGTTTACTGGTATTATTTACCTGGAAAATAATCTCATTTCTGGTGCATTTACCTCAGAACAGGTAAATGTGCTGAGTTTATTGATAGCACAAATTTCGATTGCGATCGACAACGCCCGTCTTTACAGCAACCTGCAAGCTTACTCAGAACAACTGGAAGCTAAATCACAAGAACTCGAAACTAAAAATGCAGCTTTGCAAGCATCCGAAACGCGAGAGCGAGAAAAAGCCGAACAAATCGAAAAATCTCTGTATAAACTACAACAAACCCAGGCTCAACTTGTGCAGACCGAGAAAATGTCGAGCTTGGGGCAACTGGTAGCTGGGGTTGCTCACGAAATCAACAATCCAGTCAATTTTATCTTTGGCAATCTGACCCATGCCAACAGTTACACCCAAGATGTACTAAGACTGCTGGAACTTTACCAGAAACATTACCCATCTCCCCATTCAGAGATTCAGTCAGAAGCAGAGGCGATCGATCTAGAATTCGTGCTAGAAGACCTGCCGAAGCTACTGTCTTCTATGTGGGTTGGGGCAGACCGAATTCGGCAAATTGTCGCTTCTCTGCGAACTTTCTCACGTATGGACGAAGCCGAAATTAAAGCTGTTAATATTCATGAGGGCATTGACAGTACCATAATGATTCTGCAACATCGCTTCAAAGCCAAGTCAGATCGTCCCGGTATTGAGCTTGTTAAACATTACGGTAATTTGCCCCAAGTGCAATGCTATGCAGGGCAGCTAAATCAAGTATTTATGAATGTGTTGAGTAATGCGATCGATGCTTTGGAAGAGTCATTAACGGACAATCAAGGACAAATAAAAATTCCAACTATTACTATTTACACTGCACAAATTGATGCTCATCAAGTCGAAATTCGGATTGCAGACAATGGGATGAGTATACCAGAGCCTGTTCGCCGTCGCCTGTTCGATCCTTTCTTTACCACAAAACCTGTGGGTAAAGGAACAGGTATGGGCTTGTCGATTAGCTACCAAATTGTTACCGAAAAACATGGTGGTTCACTCTCTTGCACTTCAGATCCCGGCGAGGGAGCGGAGTTTCAAATCCGTATTCCAGTTTGCCAGTAA